The following are encoded in a window of Anser cygnoides isolate HZ-2024a breed goose chromosome 33, Taihu_goose_T2T_genome, whole genome shotgun sequence genomic DNA:
- the HJV gene encoding hemojuvelin: MGKAACSKSPGQLESPGFFLRALFLLLFCRHVSSQCKILRCNSEYVAATLNLRGSGRTAAYCNALRSYSHCTRKTARTCRGDLAFHSAVHGIEDLMIQNNCSKEGPTSPPRPRPPAPNHQGFESLDICNYEKSFLYKHGQPPSYQHCAAFGDPHIRTFHDDFHTCRVEGSWPLLDNDYLFVQATSAPVAKGSNATVTSKLTIIFKNMKECIDQKVYQAEIGNLPAAFEDGSVNGGERPGGSSLAIWELSPGRHVEIRAEYIGTTIAVRQAGRQLSFSIRAAEEVARAFTEEQDLQLCVGGCPRSQRISRSECCRGRAAAEAARALCKEMLPVEDVYFQSCVFDVVTSGDANFTMAAHGALEDARVFLPNAEKLHIFQAGAGCPHASPSFLLLLLLAASFWALQSHF; this comes from the exons ATGGGGAAAGCTGCCTGCAGTAAGAGCCCCGGGCAGCTGGAGAGCCCCGGCTTCTTCCTTCGAgcactcttcctcctcctcttctgcaggcaTG TTTCTTCCCAGTGCAAGATCCTGCGCTGCAACTCTGAGTACGTGGCCGCCACCCTCAACCTGCGCGGCTCCGGCAGGACGGCGGCGTACTGCAACGCCCTCCGCTCCTACTCCCACTGCACCCGCAAGACGGCTCGCACGTGCCGGGGCGACCTGGCCTTCCACTCCGCCGTGCACGGCATCGAGGACCTGATGATCCAGAACAACTGCTCCAAGGAGGGCCCCACgtccccgccccggccccggcccccggctccCAACCACCAGGGCTTCGAGTCTCTGGATATCTGCAACTATGAGAAGAGTTTCCTCTACAAGCACGGCCAGCCCCCCAGCTACCAGCACTGCGCGGCTTTCGGGGACCCCCACATCCGTACGTTCCACGACGACTTCCACACTTGCCGGGTGGAGGGCTCCTGGCCCCTCTTGGACAATGACTACTTGTTCGTGCAAGCCACCAGCGCCCCGGTGGCCAAGGGGTCCAACGCTACGGTCACGAGCAAG CTCACCATCATATTCAAGAACATGAAGGAGTGCATCGACCAGAAGGTCTACCAGGCCGAGATAGGCAACCTGCCCGCCGCCTTCGAGGACGGCTCGGTGAACGGCGGCGAGAGGCCGGGCGGCAGCAGCTTGGCCATCTGGGAGCTCAGCCCCGGGCGGCACGTGGAGATCCGAGCCGAGTACATCGGCACCACCATCGCCGTCCGGCAGGCCGGCCGCCAGCTCTCCTTCTCCATCCGGGCGGCCGAGGAGGTGGCGCGCGCCTTCACGGAGGAGCAGGACCTGCAGCTCTGcgtggggggctgcccccgcaGCCAGCGCATCTCCCGCAGCGAGTGCTGCCGCGGCCGTGCGGCGGCCGAGGCGGCCCGGGCGCTCTGCAAGGAGATGCTGCCGGTGGAGGACGTCTACTTCCAGTCGTGCGTCTTCGACGTGGTGACCTCGGGGGACGCCAACTTCACCATGGCGGCTCACGGAGCCCTGGAGGATGCCAGGGTCTTCCTGCCCAACGCTGAGAAGCTGCACATCTTccaggctggggcaggctgcccGCAcgcctctccttccttcctcctcctcctcctcctcgccgctAGTTTTTGGGCTCTTCAGTCGCACTTTTAA